The DNA segment AGTTGAATCTTATTTTTTCAAAATTCAAAATAACCCATTGCACTTTCCTTTAAAAAAAGGAAACTTACGTGAGGCTTATATTCAAAAGTTTCCTTACGTCATCATTTATCAAATTATAGAAAATAAAATTATTGTTTTTGCTGTTTTCAACACCCATCAAAACCCAACAAAAAAGCCTTAAAATTCTAAAACGCATTCATGAAGAAAACAGATATTTGCACCATAAATAATTCAAAAATTACTTTCAACAACGAGGTTATTTTTGAAACTCAAACTGAAAATTTCTCAGATTTTTCCAAAGAAGCCTATAAAACTTTAGAAGTCAATTATGCGAAATTTCATAAGATGGATAATCTGAGTAAACTCGCATTTCTTGCCTCTGAAATAATTCTAAAAGAGGGAGATCACAGCAGAACCGCATTGGTTTTTGCCAATAGATCTTCAAGCCTTGATACCGACTTTAAATATCAGGAAAGCATCAATTCTCAGGAAAATTATTTCCCGAGCCCCGCGGTTTTTGTATATACATTACCCAATATTTGCGTAGGAGAAATCAGCATTAAGCATAAAATGCAGACCGAAAATGCCTTTTTTGTACTGGATGAATTTGATGAGCAATTTTTAAATAATTACTCGGAACAGATTTTGCAGTCAGGAAAAGCCGACAAGGTATTGTGCGGTTGGGTAGAGTTATATCACGAAAGTTATAATGCTTTTGTATATTTGCTCACGAACTAATGTAACAATATAACAGTATAACAATGTAACAATGACATTCAGCATAATCAATTGGTAAACTGATACATTGATACATTGGTAAATTTTAAAATTATGGAAAACTTAAGAGAAGAATTAAAACACAAAATCATTGAAGTTCTTAATTTAGAAGACGTTGCAGTAGAAGAAATTAAAGATACGGATCCGT comes from the Chryseobacterium nepalense genome and includes:
- a CDS encoding 3-oxoacyl-ACP synthase, whose amino-acid sequence is MKKTDICTINNSKITFNNEVIFETQTENFSDFSKEAYKTLEVNYAKFHKMDNLSKLAFLASEIILKEGDHSRTALVFANRSSSLDTDFKYQESINSQENYFPSPAVFVYTLPNICVGEISIKHKMQTENAFFVLDEFDEQFLNNYSEQILQSGKADKVLCGWVELYHESYNAFVYLLTN